The Candidatus Neomarinimicrobiota bacterium genome has a segment encoding these proteins:
- a CDS encoding NAD-dependent malic enzyme — MDGRAPRKRGTLGKRGLDLIHDPTLNKGTAFSPEERDQLGLRGLVPPRYSSQSDQLARVYNQYCQKTPDLEKYVYLMGLQDRNETLFYHLLIDHLEEMMPIVYTPTVGLACQRYSRIFRRPRGLTISLEDLGRVDSLLDNWPYRDIRITVVTDGERILGLGDLGLNGMGIPVGKLNLYVAAAGIDPAYTLPVCLDVGTDNADLRRDPLYLGLDRDRERGGDYDQLVDEFVLAVRKRWPLCIIQFEDFGNSNAFRLLAKYRDQVLAFNDDIQGTGAVSLAGILAALRITGQRLSDQRIVFVGAGSAGIGIAEAMLEGLQDDGLSAAEARLCIWQVDSKGLITTGRMAELSPRKQLFARDEPPSASLEGVVERVKPTVILGVAGVAGLFSEAVIRKMASHVDRPIIFALSNPTSSAECTAEQAYHWTNGKAIFASGSPFEPVTHNGRRYRPGQGNNAYIFPGLGLGALISGATRISASMFHRAALRLAELTPETQLREGSVYPRQSSIREVSIAIAEAVAKEAYRQEVTSEQEPNDLEATIRDYVWQPEYASLVP, encoded by the coding sequence ATGGATGGCAGAGCGCCAAGGAAGCGAGGCACCCTGGGAAAGCGGGGGTTGGACCTCATTCATGACCCTACTTTGAACAAGGGCACCGCCTTTTCACCTGAGGAGCGAGATCAACTGGGGCTCAGAGGGTTGGTGCCCCCCAGGTATTCTTCACAATCCGATCAGCTGGCCCGCGTTTACAATCAGTACTGTCAGAAAACGCCCGACCTGGAAAAATACGTCTACCTCATGGGCCTGCAGGACCGCAATGAGACGCTCTTCTACCACCTGCTGATTGATCATCTCGAGGAAATGATGCCCATCGTCTACACGCCTACAGTGGGGTTGGCGTGCCAGCGCTACAGCCGTATTTTTCGCCGACCCCGGGGGCTCACCATCAGCCTAGAGGACCTGGGCAGGGTGGACAGTCTGCTGGATAATTGGCCCTACCGGGATATCCGTATCACCGTAGTCACCGATGGCGAGCGCATCCTTGGTCTGGGCGATTTGGGCCTTAACGGCATGGGCATACCGGTGGGTAAGCTCAATCTCTACGTGGCAGCTGCAGGCATTGACCCCGCCTACACCCTTCCGGTCTGCCTGGACGTGGGCACCGATAACGCGGACCTCCGCCGCGATCCCTTGTACCTGGGGTTGGACCGGGATCGTGAGCGGGGGGGGGACTACGACCAGCTGGTGGATGAGTTTGTGCTGGCAGTGCGGAAACGCTGGCCGCTGTGCATTATCCAATTCGAAGACTTCGGCAATTCAAATGCCTTCCGCCTATTGGCCAAGTACAGGGACCAGGTGCTTGCTTTTAACGATGACATCCAGGGCACGGGGGCCGTTTCCCTGGCCGGGATTCTTGCGGCCCTGAGGATCACCGGTCAGCGCCTGTCGGACCAGCGCATCGTATTTGTGGGGGCCGGCAGCGCCGGAATCGGCATCGCTGAGGCCATGCTGGAAGGCCTGCAAGACGACGGACTAAGCGCTGCGGAGGCCCGCCTGTGCATCTGGCAGGTTGACTCCAAGGGCCTCATCACCACCGGCCGGATGGCGGAGCTTTCTCCGCGCAAGCAACTGTTTGCCCGTGATGAGCCGCCGAGCGCCAGCCTGGAGGGTGTGGTGGAGCGGGTAAAACCGACCGTAATACTGGGCGTCGCAGGAGTAGCTGGACTGTTCAGTGAGGCGGTCATTCGTAAGATGGCCAGCCATGTGGACCGACCCATCATATTCGCATTGAGCAATCCAACCTCCAGCGCCGAATGCACGGCCGAGCAGGCCTACCACTGGACAAACGGCAAGGCCATCTTTGCCAGCGGCAGTCCCTTCGAACCGGTGACCCACAATGGACGGCGGTATCGGCCTGGCCAGGGGAACAACGCCTACATATTTCCCGGCCTCGGCCTCGGCGCCCTCATTAGCGGCGCCACCCGGATCAGCGCCAGTATGTTTCATCGGGCCGCCCTCCGACTGGCGGAGCTTACCCCCGAGACACAGTTACGGGAAGGCAGCGTTTACCCCCGGCAATCCAGCATCCGGGAGGTGTCCATTGCCATCGCAGAAGCGGTGGCCAAGGAGGCATATCGACAGGAAGTGACCTCGGAACAGGAACCGAACGACCTGGAAGCCACCATCAGGGACTATGTCTGGCAACCAGAGTATGCTTCCCTGGTCCCCTAA